The following is a genomic window from Deltaproteobacteria bacterium.
CGCCAAAGTCAGCATGTTCAGTCTCGAAGGAAAAGTCGGTTTCTTGCGCCAACACATCCAGGACTTTTAAGGCCTCTTGAGTAACCTCCGGACCAATGCCATCACCGCTTAATACTGCCAGCTTTAGAGTGCTCATTTCAGGAAGCCTCTCTCTTCTTATCAGCTGCTTGAGCTGAGACTTTAGGGTTATCACGGCGCCACGCTGCACGGTTTAAAGCGCTTACGAAAGCCTCTGCACTTGCAACAACAACATCCGTGTCGGTGCTCTGACCTTGAAAATGCTCACCATCAGAATCGATCCGAACATTTACACGACCTTGGGCATCAGACCCGCCTGTGATGGCTGAGATCGAATAATCAAGTAAGGTCACGTTATCGAGGCCAGCACAGCGCTTCACCGCTTCAAGCGCAGCATTCACCGGACCATCGCCTGAAGAGTGTGCACTCACCTCAGCGCCATTTACATTCATCGTCACGGTTGCGCCGGGCTCCACTGAACTTCCGCCGTTAAATTCCACCGAAGTCAGCTCATAATATGCCTCGACCGCTGTGGCTGAAGAGCCTACCAACGTGTGCAAATCTTCGTCGTAAATATTCTTTTTACGATCAGCCAAATCTTTGAAGTCTTTAAAGACAACTTTAAGCTCAGCGTCTGTAAGGCGGTAACCCAAAGTCTCCAGACGGTCGCGTAAAGCGTGACGCCCTGAATGCTTTCCAAGAACCAAGTTAGACTCGCTGATGCCAACGCTCTCTGGTGTCATGATTTCATAGGTACTTCGCTCTTCGAGAACACCATGCTGATGGATTCCGGCCTCATGAGCGAAAGCATTTCTACCAACAATCGCTTTATTAGGCTGGACCACCATACCAGTGACTTCACTTACCAGGCGGCTAACACTGGTTAGCTGAGTGGCGTCGACCCGCGTTTGAACGTTCATGATGTCCGCACGTGTTCGAAGACTCATTACAATCTCTTCGAGCGCAGCATTACCAGCACGCTCACCCAGGCCATTGATACAACACTCAACTTGGCGAGCACCTGCCTTGACCGCTGCCAAGGAATTGGCAACCGCTAGACCAAGGTCGTTGTGACAATGCGCTGAAACAATCGCTTCTGTTCCCTCGGTAACTTTAACGACCTCACCAATCATGTGCTGAAACTCTTCAGGCATGGTGTACCCAACCGTGTCCGGTACATTAAGAACAGTTGCCCCATTCTCAATCGCACACGCCATGGCTTCCTTTAGAAAACCGATGTCTGTTCGTGACGCATCCTCTGCAGAGAACTCTACCCGCTCACAAAGCGAGCGGCACATTCCCACGCCATACTTAATTTGTTCCAAGACCTCTTCACGGGTCATCTTCAACTTGTATTGCAAGTGAATATCGCTGGTTGCGATAAAAACATGAAAACGTGGCTTCTTAGCAAACTTTAAGGCTTCTTCCGCGGCGCGGATATCATTTTCCCGCGTTCGACAAAGGCCCGCAATCTCGGCGTTCACCGCAATTTGACTCAGCGCCTGCACCGAGCGGATTTCACCCGGACTTGCCGCTGGAAAACCTGCTTCAATAACATCGACTCCCATTGCGTCTAACTTACGCGCAATACGGATTTTTTCATCCTGAGTCATTGTAGCGCCTGGTGACTGCTCACCGTCGCGCAATGTAGTATCGAAAATTCGTACGAAATCTTGTGACATTAGATTATCCCTTTAACTCGGTTCAAGCTGTCGCTTTGACGCGCTGAACCTGAGCCCCCACTTTCATCAATTTATATTCAAAGGTATCCACAATAGCTTGACGGCTGGCTTCGACCACACTGGTGCTAACACCAACCGTACCCCAGACATCTCGTCCATCCGTCGCGCGAATCAAAACGCGAACAGTCGAGGCGAAACCCATTCCCTTGTTTAAAATACGAACTTTGTAATCAGTAAGTTTAACGTTGGCCAGTTCCGGATAACGTTTACCCAGCGGCTCTCTCAGCGCAGTTGCAATTGCGTGAACCGGACCGTTTCCTTCTGCCTCAGACTCATAGGCCTGTGAACCAATGGTCACTTTTAAGCTCGCTCGTGAACTACCAGGAGTTTGTTCCTCAGTCGTTAAAGCGTCCATCGCCGTCGTAACCTGCGTTTCACCCAGCTCGAAATAACGCTCTCGTGTTCCTCGGGCTTCATGCATCAATAAAAGCAGCGATGCTTCAGCACCCTCGAACTGATACCCGTCGTATTCCAGACTTTTAATCCGCTCTAAAACCTTTCGTGTCCAAGGGTCGTTAGGGTCAAGCTCTACGCCGAACTCACGCGCCTTAAAAATGATTGTAGAAAAGCCAGATAAATCTGAGGCTAAAATACGTCTGCGGTTACCAACATCGTGAGGCTGAACGTGCTCATAAGTTCCAGGGTCTTTCATCACTGCGTTGATGTGAACACCGCCCTTGTGTGAGAAAGCCCGGCGCCCAACATAAGGCTGTTGAGGCTGAGGGATGTAGTTGGTGATCTCGTCAACCGTGCGTGCTAGCTGGGTAAGCCGTGGCATTCGGCTCTCAGGAACACACCCGTAACCCATCTTGAGTTGCAAATTCGGAATCACGGTAACCAAATCAGCGTTACCACAACGTTCACCGTAGCCGTTCACGGTTCCTTGAACCATGGTCGCGCCAGACTGGACAGCAGCCAGGGAGTTTGCAACGGCAAGCCCTGCATCGTTGTGGGTATGAATACCAACCTTAGCTTCGAATCGCTCCGAAACGAGGCTGGTCAACCGAGAGATCTCCGCCGGCAGGCTTCCGCCGTTGGTATCACAAAGCACTAAAAAATCTGCGCCGCCCTGACTCGCGGCCTCGAGGACCTTCATCACATACTCTTCGTCTTCAGCCGCACCATCGAAAAAATGCTCGGCATCAAAGATGACTTCATCAACACGTGACTTTAAGTAACGAACGGTGTCGTGTACCAATTCAAGATTAACCTCAGGTTCCACACCCAATGCGGTGGTAGCCTGATACTTAGACGATTTACCAAAGATAGTGACGACAGGAGTATCCGCTTTAACCAAAGCCTGCACGCTGCTGTCTTCGTCACAAGTCAGCGTTGCTCGCCGAGTTGCGCCAAATGCAGCAATCCGTGCATGGCTCAGGTTAAGCGAACGAACTTCCTTGAAGAAAGCCTCATCACGCGGGTTAGAACCTGGCCAGCCACCCTCGATATAGGTAATCCCAAAATCGTCGAGTAACTCGGTAAGCATTAGCTTCTCAGGAACGGATACCTGAAAATCTTCTGACTGTGTTCCATCCCGCAATGTGGTGTCGTAAACGTATACTTTCTTCATGTGATCCCTCGGCTGAGTCCTGGAAAGGACGCCGCCCCCCATCTTTAATCTCAATTAGTTCTTGCGCTTAAACAGTGCACGTACTTGACGGCCAACCACTTCAATCGGGTGCTTGCTCTCTTCTTCACGAAGGCGATTAAGCTCTGGCATGCCTGACTCATATTCAGCCATCCAGTTCTTCGCGAATGTACCGTCTTGAACTTCTGTAAGAGCGCTCTTCATCGCTTTACGTGTGTCGTCTGTTACAATCTTTGGTCCAACCATACGGCCACCGTATTCAGCGGTATTCGAGACAACGTCCCACATACGCTCCAGGCCTCCTTCATAAATCAGGTCTACAATGAGTTTCATTTCGTGCAAGCACTCAAAGTAAGCCATCTCTGGTGGATAACCTGCCTCAACCAACGTCTCAAAACCGGCCTTAATAAGCTCCGCTGTGCCTCCGCAAAGAACAGCCTGCTCACCGAAAAGGTCTTCATAGGTCTCATCTGCAAATGTACATTCAAGTACACCTGAACGTGTGCAACCCAGTGCATGTGCCAACGCCATTGCCTTGTCTCGTGCTTTACCCGAGGCATCTTGCTCAACAGCCACGAGGCCAGGAACACCAAAACCTTCGAGGTATGCTTTACGCTCTTCTGTACCTGGTGCTTTAGGGGCAACCAAAATGCAGTCTACGTCTTCTGGTGGAGTGACATATCCAAAAAGAACATTGAAACCATGCGAGAACGAAAGCGTCTTGCCTGCAGTAACGTGGCGGGCAATGTACTTTTGATAAACTTTGCTCTGAACCTCATCAGGGATCAGAATGTGGATGACCTCAGCAGCTTTGGCCGCCTCTTCGATGGTAGCAACCGGCAGACCATCTTCTTGTGCCAATTTCCATGAAGCTCCATCTTCGCGAACACCAACAGTTACATTGAGGCCTGAGTCTTTGAAACACTGAGCCTGTGCGCGCCCTTGAGCACCATAGCCAATTACTGCGATCGGCGTATCCTTAAGCGCGTCAATCGAAGTTTCATCTGCTGTTGTTACTTTCATTTTCTTTTCCTTTTTCTTTCTAAATCCCCAAAAAAAAAGGCCGACCAACTCGGTTCTGAGTGGGTCGGCCTACGGGGTGATTCTTTTCGGTTAGTTACCTCAAAGCACCTCGTAGGCCACATCTGAGCAAAATAATAATGCTACCGAGGAGGCCTAGGAGATTGAGGCTGACGACAGTTCTGCGGACGACGAGACCAGAAACTCCACCGACTGCAGGGTGAACTGCGCTTCCGGTGTTATGTGCAAAATGAGATTGCATGAGCCTCTTATCCGTTGTCTGTCTGCAGGTCTTTCTGCGACTTAGAGGAAGCCTAAGCCGCGATTTTTCCACGGTCAAGATAAAAATCACTGCAATGCGTCAATCATTACAAAAACTTTCCCTCACCGACGATCTCCTACATCTGACTACCTATTGAACGTCAATGAACCTGAACCAGCACCATGGACAACCCACGAGCCGAATCATTATCGACCTTTGCCAGAATAAAGCGAAGGAAAGCCGGTAACAGCCCCTTCTGACGCGGATGCCACGGTATGGATGTACTTTGCCATGGCGCCCTGGTGGTAGCGAGGCTCAGGTGCAGTCCACTCTTGTTCCCGTTCACTGAGATCGGCCAAGACGTCCAACGTACGTTTTTCAACGTCGATTCGGATTGTGTCGCCCTCTCGCACATGCGCGATGGGGCCGCCCACAGCAGCCTCCGGCGATACGTGGCCAATCACAAAGCCGTGACTCGCACCGCTGAATCGGCCATCCGTCAATAGAGCCACATCACCAAGAATTCCGTGGCCCGCGAGAGCGGCAGTTACGGCAAGCATTTCTCGCATACCCGGGCCGCCCTTGGGGCCCTCATAGCGAATCACGATGACATCCCCAGCTTTAATATCGCCGGACTGAACTGCCTCAAACGCCAACTCTTCCTTATCGAAAACTCGTGCCGGCCCCTCGTGAAGTGCTCTTTCGGAACCACAAAGTTTAATAACGCAGCCCTCTGGTGCAAGGCTGCCTCGGAGAATAGCCAAACCACCACGTGGTTTCACCGGTTCTTGAACCGGCATCAAGACTTCCTGGCCGGGATTTTCATGCGCTGACTCAGCCTCCGCGCTTAACGATAAACCCGTGACCGTCTGTTCGTCAGTCATCAAGCCGGCGTCTAGAAGTCTCTTACAGACCAAGCGCACGCCCCCAGCCGCTTCCATATCTGGTGCGGTGAAACGACCCGTTGGCTTCAAGTCAGCGATGATTGGCGTTTTCGCCATCACTTCATCAATCACGTCGATGGCAAACTCAATTTCAAGCTCACGCGCAATCGCCAATAAGTGGAGTACAGAGTTGGTTGAGCCACCCGTGGCGGCTGTTGCAGCAATAGCATTGCGAAGAGACTGCTCTGTAATGATATCGCGTGGACGACGATTGTGCTTATGAGCATCCATTACCAAGCGACCCACGTCGTAGGCCACCTGCTCTTTTCGGGGATCTACAGCCGGGACGTCATTGGCGCCCATCGGTGAAATTCCCATGGCCGTAAGCGCTGTTGCCATGGTGTTGGCGGTAAATTGACCACCACATGCACCGGCTCCAGGACACGCCTTCGACTCTAGGATTCGGAGTTCACCTTCAGTGATGCTTCCTGCAGCACAAGCACCGACTGCCTCAAACACATCTTGAATCGTCACATCAATTTCTTTGTGGCGCCCAGGCATAATCGAACCACCGTAGAGTGCTACGGATGGCAGGTTAAGCCTTGCTAAACCCATCACAACACCAGGAATCGTTTTATCGCAGCCACTCAAACCGACGACAGCGTCAAACATATGACCCCGCACGGCAAGCTCTAAGGAATCCGCAACCACTTCACGGCTCATCAAAGAGGCTTTCATGCCTTCTGTGCCCATACTGATACCATCAGAGACCACAATCGTGTTGAACTCGACAGGGGTACCACCAGCATCACGGATGCCGCGCTTCACGTGCTCCGCCAGCTTATTCAGGTGCATATTGCAGGGCGTAACTTCGGTCCAAGTATTGACCACCGCTACGAAGGGTTTTTCCAGGTCCTCGTCGGTGAGCCCGGTTGCTTTTAACATTGCACGAGCCGGCGCTCGCGATACATCTGCTTTGTTATTGATACTCATTACTTATCCCAAATAAATTCGTGTTTCCTATCTCGAAACGAAACACGGAGCCTATCCAACAATGCCAACCCGGGAACTCCCGGTAACACGTCAGAATCCACACGTTCCCAGCGAATTTGAGGCCATGCCACAGGCGGTACGTACATAGCAACTGTCTGAAAGATATCTATAACAGAAGCCGAGAGTCGCGCTGCTGCATCCGCTGGTGGTCGCACTTTCCCGCGCCTCGAAACCTTATCTTCATACATGCGTTGGTCTGCTAGCTCACAGAGCCCGCCAACCGTTACATGACCTTCGCCAGTGGTTGCCGCTCCCATGCTTAAGCGCAATGCCACTGGGAAATCTCCCTCATCGGGGCGGCAATGGTGGGCCAGACGCTCCATCAATTCCAAGCATGCAGTATGAGAACAATTGGGCAAGATAATCATGAATTCGTCGCCGCCCACTCGGCAGCAGGTGTCACCGTCTCGCAGGGCATCTTGCATTCGCGTGGCGAAGTGAACCAAGGCTCTGTCCCCTTCTGCATGGCCATAATCGTCATTAAGAAGTTTCAAATGGTCCATATCCAGAACCACGACGCTTAACGGCTTATCGGGTTCACGCTCAGCTGAAGCCATGGCCTCACTCAAACGCTGCTCGAAGTAACGCCGGTTTGGCAGACCTGTGAGAGCGTCAATATATGCTATATTTCGAATTTCACGCAGCTCCGAGACTTCGCGCTTGAGCCTCGAGATTTCACCAAGGAGTTCGTCCACGCGAAACGACCCTGTGATACTGTTATCATCTGATTGCGTTTTCATCATGCCCGCGACGTTTGGGTTGGAATCGGCCACAGGTCCCTCCAGGTCCGGTTCCCAAATTGAGAAAGCAACTTTCGCTACTTCCCCCCACTCTTCGAAGCTTGAGCCTACTGCCCGTGTCGCAGCGCGTCAACAGCTTAGTTTCGATAATATTGTGATTAGCTAAAAGAGTTGTAAAGCGGATCGGCCCTGGTATCGTAACAGAAGAAACCGGCTCACCAATCCTCTTGGTGGAATACAAAAGACCATTTTATAAGTATTTTCGTATAATTAGGGGCCTTGTGCTACCGCCACGTTCTAAACGCCGTCACCAAACCGTGCCATCAAACCGGCCTGACCACTTTTAAGTGCCCTCATACCGTTACCCAGCTACTTGTCAGCCGGGCCCTGAACCATGATTTTTCTACACTCCACTCATTTTGAGATAAACAAGATGGCTCGTAAGGGTTGTGCACTCGACATATTCGCCGCAATCTCGTATAGTACGCGTCCGCGTTTTTTCCGGAAAACGAATGGCTCAATAGCGTTGGAGTGTTGCTCATGGATCCTTATATTGCCGATTGGCTCAATCTTGTATTTCGGTGGATTCATATAATCGCAGGCGCAGCCTGGATTGGGGCATCCTTTTACTTCAACTGGCTCAACAACAGTATCCGCCCTCCAGAAGAAGCCACGCCGGGAATTGCCGGCAATCTCATCGCTGTTCATGGCGGCGCCTTTTATGAGGTTCGTAAATACAGCGGTGCTCCCCATAAACTTCCTAAAACGCTTCATTGGTTTAAGTGGGAAGCCTATCTTACTTGGCTCAGCGGCTTTCTTCTGCTTTTGGTCGTCTACTACCTCAACGCCGATGTTTACATGGTAGACAAAGACGTAGCCAACATCACCGCCAATACGGCTCGTATCGTCGGTATTTCCAGCCTCGTCGGTGGTTGGTTCGTGTATGACCTACTTTGTAAAACACCACTGGTTGAACGCACCACTTGGTTTGCTCTCATCGGTTTTGGCCTGATGACCCTAAGCGCTTACACCCTCTGTAACCTTTTGGGCAGCCGAGCTGCCTACATTCACGTTGGCGCGATGATGGGTACGATGATGGCTGGCAACGTATTTTTTAATATCATCCCCAATCAAAAGCTCATGGTTGATGCACTGCTTGCGGGAAGAGCACCCGAACTCAAAAAGGGAAAAGAGGGAGCACTTCGCTCACTCCACAACAATTACCTTACCCTGCCCGTCCTCTTCATTATGATCAGCAATCACTTCCCCATGACCTACGGGCACGAATCAAATTGGGCAGTCCTCGCCGCACTTGCGCTGATTGGAGCCGGTACGCGCCATTATTTTAACCTCGTCGGACAAGGTGAAAAGAAGGTCTGGATTCTTCCAGTTGCCGCGCTGGCTATGGTCGCCCTAGCACTCGTAACCAGACCCGTTACGCCGGAACCGATCCCGGGAATCACTGCAAATTTCTCAGAGGCTCAAGCCATCATTCAAACCCGGTGTTTACCCTGCCATGCAACAGAGCCAACACATCCGGCCTTTCCTGAACCACCCCTGGGAATCGTTTACGACACCCCCGAAGACATCAAACGTTATGTTGATAAAATTCTAACGGTGGCGGTCCACAATAAGACCATGCCGTTAGGGAATTTAACCAAAATGACGGATGAAGAGCGGGCAAAGCTCGGCGCCTGGATAAGCGCCGGAGCTTCGTTAGATTAAGCTGAGATTCGCTTACGACGGGCTTCCAAGATTCTGCCGAAAGAGCGCATCTGAATCTCTTCCTGCGTGAGCCCCGTAACCGCCAGCTCATCAAGGGAGACGGCGCCACAATTGAGCGCTCGTAAAAAGTAATTCAAGAGACCTTGACCAGTCGCCGCATCATCAAAAACATCCCCAACCAAAGTGGCCTGGGCCGCTTTGGAGACGAAGTTACTTAAACGCTCAGCCGCGGCGTTAAATCCCTCAAGAAAAAACGAATAACAGGCAGCATAACGCACAGGCAGTTGCCCCGGGTGTAAATCCCATCCTTGATAGATTCCGTTTTCCAAGGAGTGACGGGTATGTTCAAAAGCAAGCTTCCATGCTTGATGAACGACGGTCCGGTTTGCTGCTTGCTCTTCTGCATTCAGTTCAGAACCTTTCGCAGCTTTATGAGGCCCTACTGGCATCACATTCGTAGCGCCATCACTCAAGAAAATCCCTGTACCTCCATAGGCATTGATCATCATGCTTCGAGCAAAATCACAGGCTGCATGGTCCATCGTTTGGTAGGCAGCCGTGATTGAGCACGAGGCCGTATAATCATAAGTGCCAAAATGCGCAGCGACGCAGCGGCCCTCAGCAGCATTAAAAAGTACTGGTAGGTGAGCGCGGCCCGTTGAATTAAACAGAGACTGAGTAACCTCTACCATCAGCTCAAGCTTTAAACTGCCATCTGATAGTCCTAAGCGGTGCTCGAGAACTTCAAACATACGTACGAGAGCAGTCACCTGTTCTGGAATCGTTACCTTAGGTAGAGTCACAACGAAGTTTTCAGGCAGTTTCCCACCCGTTGCCTCGATCAAAGTGCTTACGAAAATATCGAGAGTCCGCACGGCGCGATGTGTCAGTTCTTCGGTCAGCGTTTTGATTCGAATTCCGATAAAAGGAGGCGCTGTGTTTTCAGCCATTGCTCTTGCAAGTTCGCTGGCTGTTCGCAATGCCTCTGCATCCTCCTCATCATCGCTTCGAGTACCATAACCATCTTCAAAATCAATTCGGTAGTCTTCAACTGCTTCTTGCTTAATCTTATTTTCAACGCGTTCATAGACAGTTTGGGCGAGCCATGCACCAAAACAACTTTCACGCAGAGCATCAGGCGCTTGCGCATAGGTCTTCTCAAACTCTTTAAGCTCTTGAGCCGTAGTGTCCAAAGCTTCATGCCCCTGAAGTTCAAGAGCTTTGGCGAAAGTAAATGCATCCGGAGCATCTTTCTTAAAGGCACGCATGGCCAGCTCACCAAGCTTGCTTGTTGTCTCGGCCTTATAAAGCTGGGCGCCACCGTACACGCTGTGAACAGGTTGCCGGTGGGGACTGTCTCCCGGAAATCGTCTCATGAAAATTTTATTAGCCCGGCTCAAATCAGCAAGAGCCGAAGACGTTTCCTGGGCTAAGTTACTCGTTATTGTATCTGTCATTTTAGCTGCCTCGGTAGGTCGAAAAACCGTAAGGGTTAAGAAGTAGCGGCACATGGTAATGCTCTTGTGCGTTCTTCACCTCAAACACGATAGATGCCTCAGGATAAAAGGCTTCGCGCCCCTCTTCTTTAAAGTATGCACCTATCGCAAAATGAATGCGGTAAGTTCCTTCAACCAATTTCTCGCTGCTCATCAGATCGGCCACTCGGCCATCAGCAT
Proteins encoded in this region:
- the ilvD gene encoding dihydroxy-acid dehydratase — translated: MSINNKADVSRAPARAMLKATGLTDEDLEKPFVAVVNTWTEVTPCNMHLNKLAEHVKRGIRDAGGTPVEFNTIVVSDGISMGTEGMKASLMSREVVADSLELAVRGHMFDAVVGLSGCDKTIPGVVMGLARLNLPSVALYGGSIMPGRHKEIDVTIQDVFEAVGACAAGSITEGELRILESKACPGAGACGGQFTANTMATALTAMGISPMGANDVPAVDPRKEQVAYDVGRLVMDAHKHNRRPRDIITEQSLRNAIAATAATGGSTNSVLHLLAIARELEIEFAIDVIDEVMAKTPIIADLKPTGRFTAPDMEAAGGVRLVCKRLLDAGLMTDEQTVTGLSLSAEAESAHENPGQEVLMPVQEPVKPRGGLAILRGSLAPEGCVIKLCGSERALHEGPARVFDKEELAFEAVQSGDIKAGDVIVIRYEGPKGGPGMREMLAVTAALAGHGILGDVALLTDGRFSGASHGFVIGHVSPEAAVGGPIAHVREGDTIRIDVEKRTLDVLADLSEREQEWTAPEPRYHQGAMAKYIHTVASASEGAVTGFPSLYSGKGR
- a CDS encoding citramalate synthase — its product is MKKVYVYDTTLRDGTQSEDFQVSVPEKLMLTELLDDFGITYIEGGWPGSNPRDEAFFKEVRSLNLSHARIAAFGATRRATLTCDEDSSVQALVKADTPVVTIFGKSSKYQATTALGVEPEVNLELVHDTVRYLKSRVDEVIFDAEHFFDGAAEDEEYVMKVLEAASQGGADFLVLCDTNGGSLPAEISRLTSLVSERFEAKVGIHTHNDAGLAVANSLAAVQSGATMVQGTVNGYGERCGNADLVTVIPNLQLKMGYGCVPESRMPRLTQLARTVDEITNYIPQPQQPYVGRRAFSHKGGVHINAVMKDPGTYEHVQPHDVGNRRRILASDLSGFSTIIFKAREFGVELDPNDPWTRKVLERIKSLEYDGYQFEGAEASLLLLMHEARGTRERYFELGETQVTTAMDALTTEEQTPGSSRASLKVTIGSQAYESEAEGNGPVHAIATALREPLGKRYPELANVKLTDYKVRILNKGMGFASTVRVLIRATDGRDVWGTVGVSTSVVEASRQAIVDTFEYKLMKVGAQVQRVKATA
- the ilvC gene encoding ketol-acid reductoisomerase: MKVTTADETSIDALKDTPIAVIGYGAQGRAQAQCFKDSGLNVTVGVREDGASWKLAQEDGLPVATIEEAAKAAEVIHILIPDEVQSKVYQKYIARHVTAGKTLSFSHGFNVLFGYVTPPEDVDCILVAPKAPGTEERKAYLEGFGVPGLVAVEQDASGKARDKAMALAHALGCTRSGVLECTFADETYEDLFGEQAVLCGGTAELIKAGFETLVEAGYPPEMAYFECLHEMKLIVDLIYEGGLERMWDVVSNTAEYGGRMVGPKIVTDDTRKAMKSALTEVQDGTFAKNWMAEYESGMPELNRLREEESKHPIEVVGRQVRALFKRKN
- a CDS encoding GGDEF domain-containing protein, whose product is MADSNPNVAGMMKTQSDDNSITGSFRVDELLGEISRLKREVSELREIRNIAYIDALTGLPNRRYFEQRLSEAMASAEREPDKPLSVVVLDMDHLKLLNDDYGHAEGDRALVHFATRMQDALRDGDTCCRVGGDEFMIILPNCSHTACLELMERLAHHCRPDEGDFPVALRLSMGAATTGEGHVTVGGLCELADQRMYEDKVSRRGKVRPPADAAARLSASVIDIFQTVAMYVPPVAWPQIRWERVDSDVLPGVPGLALLDRLRVSFRDRKHEFIWDK
- a CDS encoding phosphoenolpyruvate kinase, with translation MTDTITSNLAQETSSALADLSRANKIFMRRFPGDSPHRQPVHSVYGGAQLYKAETTSKLGELAMRAFKKDAPDAFTFAKALELQGHEALDTTAQELKEFEKTYAQAPDALRESCFGAWLAQTVYERVENKIKQEAVEDYRIDFEDGYGTRSDDEEDAEALRTASELARAMAENTAPPFIGIRIKTLTEELTHRAVRTLDIFVSTLIEATGGKLPENFVVTLPKVTIPEQVTALVRMFEVLEHRLGLSDGSLKLELMVEVTQSLFNSTGRAHLPVLFNAAEGRCVAAHFGTYDYTASCSITAAYQTMDHAACDFARSMMINAYGGTGIFLSDGATNVMPVGPHKAAKGSELNAEEQAANRTVVHQAWKLAFEHTRHSLENGIYQGWDLHPGQLPVRYAACYSFFLEGFNAAAERLSNFVSKAAQATLVGDVFDDAATGQGLLNYFLRALNCGAVSLDELAVTGLTQEEIQMRSFGRILEARRKRISA
- a CDS encoding 2-isopropylmalate synthase, whose amino-acid sequence is MSQDFVRIFDTTLRDGEQSPGATMTQDEKIRIARKLDAMGVDVIEAGFPAASPGEIRSVQALSQIAVNAEIAGLCRTRENDIRAAEEALKFAKKPRFHVFIATSDIHLQYKLKMTREEVLEQIKYGVGMCRSLCERVEFSAEDASRTDIGFLKEAMACAIENGATVLNVPDTVGYTMPEEFQHMIGEVVKVTEGTEAIVSAHCHNDLGLAVANSLAAVKAGARQVECCINGLGERAGNAALEEIVMSLRTRADIMNVQTRVDATQLTSVSRLVSEVTGMVVQPNKAIVGRNAFAHEAGIHQHGVLEERSTYEIMTPESVGISESNLVLGKHSGRHALRDRLETLGYRLTDAELKVVFKDFKDLADRKKNIYDEDLHTLVGSSATAVEAYYELTSVEFNGGSSVEPGATVTMNVNGAEVSAHSSGDGPVNAALEAVKRCAGLDNVTLLDYSISAITGGSDAQGRVNVRIDSDGEHFQGQSTDTDVVVASAEAFVSALNRAAWRRDNPKVSAQAADKKREAS
- a CDS encoding urate hydroxylase PuuD, which gives rise to MDPYIADWLNLVFRWIHIIAGAAWIGASFYFNWLNNSIRPPEEATPGIAGNLIAVHGGAFYEVRKYSGAPHKLPKTLHWFKWEAYLTWLSGFLLLLVVYYLNADVYMVDKDVANITANTARIVGISSLVGGWFVYDLLCKTPLVERTTWFALIGFGLMTLSAYTLCNLLGSRAAYIHVGAMMGTMMAGNVFFNIIPNQKLMVDALLAGRAPELKKGKEGALRSLHNNYLTLPVLFIMISNHFPMTYGHESNWAVLAALALIGAGTRHYFNLVGQGEKKVWILPVAALAMVALALVTRPVTPEPIPGITANFSEAQAIIQTRCLPCHATEPTHPAFPEPPLGIVYDTPEDIKRYVDKILTVAVHNKTMPLGNLTKMTDEERAKLGAWISAGASLD
- the uraH gene encoding hydroxyisourate hydrolase, which gives rise to MSSPITTHILDTSIGRPATGVTVSLERKSSTGETESWESIGQGVTDADGRVADLMSSEKLVEGTYRIHFAIGAYFKEEGREAFYPEASIVFEVKNAQEHYHVPLLLNPYGFSTYRGS